The genomic interval CATTTGTTTTTCCATCATCCGCATTTGTTCAGAGGTGGGGGTTTAGGGCATGGCATTTATAAGAAGGGTTTTAGACATGGAGGCTTTGGCGGTGGTGGTGGTCTAGGCGGTGGTGGAGGCCTAGGTGGCGGCCGCGGCTTAGGTGGTGGGGCAGGAGGTGGTTTTGGTGGTGGCGCAGGAGGTGGTCTGGGCGGTGGTGGTGGTTTAGGGGGAGGTGCAGGAGGTGGTCTTGGTGGTGGCGGTGGTGGTTTAGGGGGAGGTGCAGGAGGTGGTCTTGGTGGTGGTGCAGGTGGTGGGCTAGGTGGAGGAGCTGGTGGTGGTTTAGGTGGTGGGCTAGGTGGAGGAGCTGGTGGCGGCTTAGGCGGTGGTGCTGGTGGTGGGTTAGGTGGGGGTGCTGGTGGTGGTCTTGGCGGAGGAGCTGGGGGTGGCTTAGGTGGCGGTGCCGGTGGTGGGCTCGGTGGAGGAGCTGGTGGTGGTTTAGGTGGCGGGCTAGGTGGAGGAGCTGGTGGCGGCTTAGGCGGTGGTGCTGGTGGCGGTTTAGGTGGGGGTGCTGGTGGTGGTCTTGGTGGAGGAGCTGGGGGTGGCTTAGGTGGCGGTGCCGGTGGTGGGCTCGGTGGAGGAGCTGGAGGAGGacttggtggtggtggtggtgggctTGGCCATCATGGTGGTTTAGGTGGAGGGGCTGGAGGTGGTCTTGGTGGTGGAGCTGGTGGTGGGCTCGGTGGAGGAGCTGGAGGAGGCCTTGGTGGTGGTTTAGGTGGAGGAGCTGGAGGAGGGCTTGGCCATCATGGTGGTTTAGGTGGAGGAGCTGGCGGGGGTCTAGGTGGAGGTGGAGGCCTTGGCCACCACGGTGGGCTCGGTGGAGGAGCTGGAGGCGGTCTAGGCGGTGGACTTGGAGGTGGGGCTGGCGGAGGCTTAGGAGGAGGCGTTGGTGGGGGTGCCGGTGCCGGTGGAGGACTTGGTGGTGGTGCAGGAGGCGGAGGTGGATTTGGTGGTGGGGGAGGGGTTGGTGGTGGTGTCGGAGGCGGAGTTGGGGGAGGATTCGGAGCAGGTGGAGGTGTGGGTGGTGGAGGAGCTGGTGGTGGTTTCGGCGGAGGCGGAGGGGGTGGTGGTGGTTTTGGTGCCGGTGGTGTTGCTGGCTTCGGTGGCGGTGCCGGGCTTGGAGCTGGTGGAGGAGGTGGcgactaa from Citrus sinensis cultivar Valencia sweet orange chromosome 9, DVS_A1.0, whole genome shotgun sequence carries:
- the LOC107174697 gene encoding glycine-rich cell wall structural protein-like isoform X6, which encodes MSSVAHFVAVTIFCVLLVNGFVLAEHDNVKGVKDDKHLFFHHPHLFRGGGLGHGIYKKGFRHGGFGGGGGLGGGGGLGGGRGLGGGAGGGFGGGAGGGLGGGGGLGGGAGGGLGGGGGGLGGGAGGGLGGGAGGGLGGGAGGGLGGGLGGGAGGGLGGGAGGGLGGGAGGGLGGGAGGGLGGGAGGGLGGGAGGGLGGGGGGLGHHGGLGGGAGGGLGGGAGGGLGGGAGGGLGGGLGGGAGGGLGHHGGLGGGAGGGLGGGGGLGHHGGLGGGAGGGLGGGLGGGAGGGLGGGVGGGAGAGGGLGGGAGGGGGFGGGGGVGGGVGGGVGGGFGAGGGVGGGGAGGGFGGGGGGGGGFGAGGVAGFGGGAGLGAGGGGGD
- the LOC107174697 gene encoding glycine-rich cell wall structural protein-like isoform X9, with protein sequence MSSVAHFVAVTIFCVLLVNGFVLAEHDNVKGVKDDKHLFFHHPHLFRGGGLGHGIYKKGFRHGGFGGGGGLGGGGGLGGGRGLGGGAGGGFGGGAGGGLGGGGGLGGGAGGGLGGGAGGGLGGGAGGGLGGGLGGGAGGGLGGGAGGGLGGGAGGGLGGGAGGGLGGGAGGGLGGGAGGGLGGGGGGLGHHGGLGGGAGGGLGGGAGGGLGGGAGGGLGGGLGGGAGGGLGHHGGLGGGAGGGLGGGGGLGHHGGLGGGAGGGLGGGLGGGAGGGLGGGVGGGAGAGGGLGGGAGGGGGFGGGGGVGGGVGGGVGGGFGAGGGVGGGGAGGGFGGGGGGGGGFGAGGVAGFGGGAGLGAGGGGGD
- the LOC107174697 gene encoding glycine-rich cell wall structural protein-like isoform X4: MSSVAHFVAVTIFCVLLVNGFVLAEHDNVKGVKDDKHLFFHHPHLFRGGGLGHGIYKKGFRHGGFGGGGGLGGGGGLGGGRGLGGGAGGGFGGGAGGGLGGGGGLGGGAGGGLGGGGGGLGGGAGGGLGGGAGGGLGGGAGGGLGGGLGGGAGGGLGGGAGGGLGGGAGGGLGGGAGGGLGGGAGGGLGGGAGGGLGGGAGGGLGGGAGGGLGGGAGGGLGGGAGGGLGGGGGGLGHHGGLGGGAGGGLGGGAGGGLGGGAGGGLGGGLGGGAGGGLGHHGGLGGGAGGGLGGGGGLGHHGGLGGGAGGGLGGGLGGGAGGGLGGGVGGGAGAGGGLGGGAGGGGGFGGGGGVGGGVGGGVGGGFGAGGGVGGGGAGGGFGGGGGGGGGFGAGGVAGFGGGAGLGAGGGGGD
- the LOC107174697 gene encoding glycine-rich cell wall structural protein-like isoform X1 — translated: MSSVAHFVAVTIFCVLLVNGFVLAEHDNVKGVKDDKHLFFHHPHLFRGGGLGHGIYKKGFRHGGFGGGGGLGGGGGLGGGRGLGGGAGGGFGGGAGGGLGGGGGLGGGAGGGLGGGGGGLGGGAGGGLGGGAGGGLGGGAGGGLGGGLGGGAGGGLGGGAGGGLGGGAGGGLGGGAGGGLGGGAGGGLGGGAGGGLGGGLGGGAGGGLGGGAGGGLGGGAGGGLGGGAGGGLGGGAGGGLGGGAGGGLGGGGGGLGHHGGLGGGAGGGLGGGAGGGLGGGAGGGLGGGLGGGAGGGLGHHGGLGGGAGGGLGGGGGLGHHGGLGGGAGGGLGGGLGGGAGGGLGGGVGGGAGAGGGLGGGAGGGGGFGGGGGVGGGVGGGVGGGFGAGGGVGGGGAGGGFGGGGGGGGGFGAGGVAGFGGGAGLGAGGGGGD
- the LOC107174697 gene encoding glycine-rich cell wall structural protein-like isoform X3; protein product: MSSVAHFVAVTIFCVLLVNGFVLAEHDNVKGVKDDKHLFFHHPHLFRGGGLGHGIYKKGFRHGGFGGGGGLGGGGGLGGGRGLGGGAGGGFGGGAGGGLGGGGGLGGGAGGGLGGGAGGGLGGGAGGGLGGGLGGGAGGGLGGGAGGGLGGGAGGGLGGGAGGGLGGGAGGGLGGGAGGGLGGGLGGGAGGGLGGGAGGGLGGGAGGGLGGGAGGGLGGGAGGGLGGGAGGGLGGGGGGLGHHGGLGGGAGGGLGGGAGGGLGGGAGGGLGGGLGGGAGGGLGHHGGLGGGAGGGLGGGGGLGHHGGLGGGAGGGLGGGLGGGAGGGLGGGVGGGAGAGGGLGGGAGGGGGFGGGGGVGGGVGGGVGGGFGAGGGVGGGGAGGGFGGGGGGGGGFGAGGVAGFGGGAGLGAGGGGGD
- the LOC107174697 gene encoding glycine-rich cell wall structural protein-like isoform X7; translation: MSSVAHFVAVTIFCVLLVNGFVLAEHDNVKGVKDDKHLFFHHPHLFRGGGLGHGIYKKGFRHGGFGGGGGLGGGGGLGGGRGLGGGAGGGFGGGAGGGLGGGGGLGGGAGGGLGGGGGGLGGGAGGGLGGGAGGGLGGGAGGGLGGGLGGGAGGGLGGGAGGGLGGGAGGGLGGGAGGGLGGGAGGGLGGGAGGGLGGGGGGLGHHGGLGGGAGGGLGGGAGGGLGGGAGGGLGGGLGGGAGGGLGHHGGLGGGAGGGLGGGGGLGHHGGLGGGAGGGLGGGLGGGAGGGLGGGVGGGAGAGGGLGGGAGGGGGFGGGGGVGGGVGGGVGGGFGAGGGVGGGGAGGGFGGGGGGGGGFGAGGVAGFGGGAGLGAGGGGGD
- the LOC107174697 gene encoding glycine-rich cell wall structural protein-like isoform X11, yielding MSSVAHFVAVTIFCVLLVNGFVLAEHDNVKGVKDDKHLFFHHPHLFRGGGLGHGIYKKGFRHGGFGGGGGLGGGGGLGGGRGLGGGAGGGFGGGAGGGLGGGGGLGGGAGGGLGGGGGGLGGGAGGGLGGGAGGGLGGGAGGGLGGGLGGGAGGGLGGGAGGGLGGGAGGGLGGGAGGGLGGGAGGGLGGGAGGGLGGGGGLGHHGGLGGGAGGGLGGGGGLGHHGGLGGGAGGGLGGGLGGGAGGGLGGGVGGGAGAGGGLGGGAGGGGGFGGGGGVGGGVGGGVGGGFGAGGGVGGGGAGGGFGGGGGGGGGFGAGGVAGFGGGAGLGAGGGGGD
- the LOC107174697 gene encoding glycine-rich cell wall structural protein-like isoform X2; the protein is MSSVAHFVAVTIFCVLLVNGFVLAEHDNVKGVKDDKHLFFHHPHLFRGGGLGHGIYKKGFRHGGFGGGGGLGGGGGLGGGRGLGGGAGGGFGGGAGGGLGGGGGLGGGAGGGLGGGGGGLGGGAGGGLGGGAGGGLGGGAGGGLGGGLGGGAGGGLGGGAGGGLGGGAGGGLGGGAGGGLGGGAGGGLGGGAGGGLGGGLGGGAGGGLGGGAGGGLGGGAGGGLGGGAGGGLGGGAGGGLGGGAGGGLGGGGGGLGHHGGLGGGAGGGLGGGAGGGLGGGAGGGLGGGLGGGAGGGLGGGGGLGHHGGLGGGAGGGLGGGLGGGAGGGLGGGVGGGAGAGGGLGGGAGGGGGFGGGGGVGGGVGGGVGGGFGAGGGVGGGGAGGGFGGGGGGGGGFGAGGVAGFGGGAGLGAGGGGGD
- the LOC107174697 gene encoding glycine-rich cell wall structural protein-like isoform X5; the protein is MSSVAHFVAVTIFCVLLVNGFVLAEHDNVKGVKDDKHLFFHHPHLFRGGGLGHGIYKKGFRHGGFGGGGGLGGGGGLGGGRGLGGGAGGGFGGGAGGGLGGGGGLGGGAGGGLGGGGGGLGGGAGGGLGGGAGGGLGGGAGGGLGGGLGGGAGGGLGGGAGGGLGGGAGGGLGGGAGGGLGGGAGGGLGGGAGGGLGGGLGGGAGGGLGGGAGGGLGGGAGGGLGGGAGGGLGGGAGGGLGGGAGGGLGGGGGLGHHGGLGGGAGGGLGGGGGLGHHGGLGGGAGGGLGGGLGGGAGGGLGGGVGGGAGAGGGLGGGAGGGGGFGGGGGVGGGVGGGVGGGFGAGGGVGGGGAGGGFGGGGGGGGGFGAGGVAGFGGGAGLGAGGGGGD
- the LOC107174697 gene encoding glycine-rich cell wall structural protein-like isoform X8, whose translation is MSSVAHFVAVTIFCVLLVNGFVLAEHDNVKGVKDDKHLFFHHPHLFRGGGLGHGIYKKGFRHGGFGGGGGLGGGGGLGGGRGLGGGAGGGFGGGAGGGLGGGGGLGGGAGGGLGGGGGGLGGGAGGGLGGGAGGGLGGGAGGGLGGGLGGGAGGGLGGGAGGGLGGGAGGGLGGGAGGGLGGGAGGGLGGGAGGGLGGGAGGGLGGGAGGGLGGGAGGGLGGGAGGGLGGGGGLGHHGGLGGGAGGGLGGGGGLGHHGGLGGGAGGGLGGGLGGGAGGGLGGGVGGGAGAGGGLGGGAGGGGGFGGGGGVGGGVGGGVGGGFGAGGGVGGGGAGGGFGGGGGGGGGFGAGGVAGFGGGAGLGAGGGGGD
- the LOC107174697 gene encoding glycine-rich cell wall structural protein-like isoform X10; the encoded protein is MSSVAHFVAVTIFCVLLVNGFVLAEHDNVKGVKDDKHLFFHHPHLFRGGGLGHGIYKKGFRHGGFGGGGGLGGGGGLGGGRGLGGGAGGGFGGGAGGGLGGGGGLGGGAGGGLGGGGGGLGGGAGGGLGGGAGGGLGGGAGGGLGGGAGGGLGGGAGGGLGGGAGGGLGGGAGGGLGGGGGGLGHHGGLGGGAGGGLGGGAGGGLGGGAGGGLGGGLGGGAGGGLGHHGGLGGGAGGGLGGGGGLGHHGGLGGGAGGGLGGGLGGGAGGGLGGGVGGGAGAGGGLGGGAGGGGGFGGGGGVGGGVGGGVGGGFGAGGGVGGGGAGGGFGGGGGGGGGFGAGGVAGFGGGAGLGAGGGGGD